The Bifidobacterium asteroides genomic interval TCTTCAAGACCAGGTGCAACTGGAGCCTGGCTGACCCGTGGATTCACTCCATGATATTTTTTTATCTCTTTAGCAGCTTTATCAAGCTCATTTTGCGCCGAACGGCCTTTAAGGGCAATAAGCTGACCCCCTGACCTCAAGAGAGGTAGGGTCCACCCAGCGAGCTTTGTCATAGGTGCTACAGCCCGGCAGGTCACGACATCAAAAGTCTCAGGGACTGAAGGCGTGGAACCTACCCTTGCCAGACTTTCTCCGCCCATCGCTGCCGATGATTCAGGACCATTCACGGTTTGCTGACTATCACCATTCCTGGTGGTGACCAAAGTTGAAGAACCATGGCCAGAAACAGAATTGGACCCTTCCTCGCTTCGGCGACGACCATGACGGTGGCCTTGTGAAGCTCTTTTCTTGTGCCGATTCGATGCGTGAGAGGATTGCGGGGCCAGATCCTCTGCACGTTTGCGAAGCACTGAGGCATTAACCAGGTGCAACTCATCAATGACTTCCCGCAACCAGAGCACACGCCGCTCCATTGGCTCGACAAGCACAACACTGCACTGCGGAAGACACGCAGCTAGCACAATGCCCGGAAAGCCCCCACCAGAACCTATATCTGCCACCGTTGCTGTCTGACCATCAGTAGTCAATCGTTCTCGCACAAAAGGCACAATGGCAGCTGAATTGAGTATGTGCCGTTCCCAAATAATGTCTTCATCGCGAGGGCCGATGATGCCCCTCTCCACACCCTCACCTAAGAGCTTGTCGTGAAAACGCTGCATGGGTGCCAAAGCATCGCCGAGCACCTGCCTCAAGAGGGGACTATCGTTCAGTTCATCATCCACAACAGCCATTTCAACTCCTCACATTCACATTCGAAGCGCAGTCAATCACAGCCACAGACCCCGACAGCGTCATATGTCTTGCATCTTGCATCCAGAGGATTCCACCCTGTCAGAATCGGAAACCGCTGGATACCGAGGGCAGTTACCAACATAGATTTTCAACCACAGAAGAGCGTCGAAGTCACACATCAGTATCCTAACGGAACCAGCATAGGAGGCGGCCTCCTATAGGGGATGACCAATCAAGATCATTCCGAATTAAGCAGCATGGCAAACTCAGCATCATCATGAGCCAGACAAGGCAATACATCTGACAGATGGCACAACCCTGGCCGATAGCACAGCAAACTTAGACAGTCTGTCTGCAGCAAACAATGAAACAATTCAAACAAGGCTGACGTCACCAATACTTCATCGGCGCACAGCCCTACTTGGTTCTGCAATCACTCTCTGTCCGCGCCAGCAGGATCGTCATCAGCCGCGTAGTCAGCCGAATCATCGGTCTGGTCGGTTTCATCCGAGTCCAGCGGGGCATCATACCCGACTGGTTCGTCCTCAACATCGTCAGGCAGGTCCTCGTCTTCGCTCTTGGCCTTCAGGTAGACGGTGACGTACCGGTGGGGCTCCTCACCGTGGGAGCGTGACTTCAGCCCCTCCTCTCGGACCATGTCATGGACGATTTTGCGCTCGAAGGAGTTCATGGGCTTCATATTGACGGGATCGCCGGTCTCACGGACCTCGTCGATCACATCCAGGGCCTGCTCGCGAAGATGCTCGCGCTTGCGCCGCAGGAAGCCGTCCACATCCACGATCAGATGGGAGCGCTCCCCTATCTTCTGCTGCACGGCCAGCCGCGTCAGCTGTTGCAGGGCATCCACCACCTCGCCATCCTTGCCGATCAGATGCTTGATATCCGTGTCGTCGTCAGCCACAATCTGCACGGTCGGACGGTGGTTGCGCACCCCCATCTCGATATCGCCCTCGTAGTCGACGATGTCCAGCAACCCCTCCAGATAGTCGGCGGCGACATCCGCCTCCTCATTGAGTTGCTCGATGGTCTTTCCCTGATCCAGAGACTGAGACATCTATGCTCTCCTTACACGCGTTTACATCCGATTCATAACCTCAGGTCCACTGGATTCCTGGTCACCAATCGAGTGTCCAGTATTGAGGA includes:
- a CDS encoding 16S rRNA (guanine(527)-N(7))-methyltransferase RsmG gives rise to the protein MAVVDDELNDSPLLRQVLGDALAPMQRFHDKLLGEGVERGIIGPRDEDIIWERHILNSAAIVPFVRERLTTDGQTATVADIGSGGGFPGIVLAACLPQCSVVLVEPMERRVLWLREVIDELHLVNASVLRKRAEDLAPQSSHASNRHKKRASQGHRHGRRRSEEGSNSVSGHGSSTLVTTRNGDSQQTVNGPESSAAMGGESLARVGSTPSVPETFDVVTCRAVAPMTKLAGWTLPLLRSGGQLIALKGRSAQNELDKAAKEIKKYHGVNPRVSQAPVAPGLEETHVVLVDKR
- a CDS encoding Jag family protein; translation: MSQSLDQGKTIEQLNEEADVAADYLEGLLDIVDYEGDIEMGVRNHRPTVQIVADDDTDIKHLIGKDGEVVDALQQLTRLAVQQKIGERSHLIVDVDGFLRRKREHLREQALDVIDEVRETGDPVNMKPMNSFERKIVHDMVREEGLKSRSHGEEPHRYVTVYLKAKSEDEDLPDDVEDEPVGYDAPLDSDETDQTDDSADYAADDDPAGADRE